The following coding sequences are from one Triticum aestivum cultivar Chinese Spring chromosome 5A, IWGSC CS RefSeq v2.1, whole genome shotgun sequence window:
- the LOC123101992 gene encoding uncharacterized protein At1g76660 isoform X2 codes for MAAPGSSNGGGGSRSQQQQQPQQDKSIWAGCFSGLSCFGAQKGGKRIVPAARMPDGSASTNRGNAQSGGNPNQNGAMNLSLLAPPSSPASFSNSALPSTAQSPNCFLSISANSPGGPTSNMFAVGPYANEPQLVSPPAAFSTYTTEPSTAPLTPPPELAHATTPSSPDVPYAQFLSSSMGLKTAGKEHNMHYYSGGSGLQGPYPLYQPGSPSSSLISPASVTPRTGLSSPIPEQNVPTAAHWKTSRSACDTPYSIASPIPEQEVPTAHWKTSRSACDTPYSRTSPSNIFGLDSAATRNSLLDSNFFRPAASAQFYLDQAYNGGKLSVSRDKQQDADEVEAYRASFGFSADEMVTSTQRYAEAPDATLDEGFSISPFGNNAPANNTEEVRPFNELRNDEVQKVGKMSRSLSNAKEMMTSPSKKPADQLQHKAVYLDIFKGTKGGYLSEDDTSAVKDCHPFRMTRDEISLKPIEVRKKAPAGQACSDAEVEFRRARSLREANSVLSWRSTLSRQLQ; via the exons ATGGCGGCGCCGGGGAGCAGTAATGGCGGTGGCGGCAGCAGatcccagcagcagcagcagccgcagcaggaCAAG AGTATATGGGCTGGCTGTTTCTCTGGCTTGTCATGCTTTGGGGCGCAGAAGGGTGGAAAGCGTATAGTTCCTGCAGCACGTATGCCCGACGGGAGCGCATCAACTAACCGTGGAAATGCTCAGTCTGGTGGCAATCCCAACCAAAATGGGGCTATGAATCTGTCCCTTCTCGCACCACCGTCATCGCCGGCATCCTTCTCCAACTCCGCACTTCCTTCGACTGCCCAGTCACCTAACTGCTTCCTGTCAATCTCTGCAAATTCTCCAGGTGGCCCAACATCTAACATGTTTGCTGTTGGACCATATGCCAATGAGCCTCAGCTCGTCTCACCTCCGGCAGCCTTTTCGACCTACACAACTGAGCCATCCACAGCACCACTGACCCCTCCTCCTGAACTGGCTCATGCAACCACTCCATCCTCTCCAGATGTCCCGTACGCTCAGTTCCTTTCGTCGTCTATGGGTCTTAAAACTGCAGGCAAGGAGCACAACATGCATTACTACTCTGGTGGTTCAGGGCTCCAGGGGCCTTATCCACTTTACCAACCAGGGAGCCCTTCCAGCAGCCTCATTTCGCCTGCCTCGGTGACTCCGAGGACCGGCCTCTCCTCGCCTATCCCTGAGCAAAATGTTCCTACTGCTGCTCACTGGAAGACATCCAGGTCCGCCTGCGACACGCCGTATTCCATTGCTTCACCCATACCCGAGCAAGAGGTCCCTACTGCACACTGGAAGACCTCCAGGTCTGCCTGTGACACGCCGTACTCCAGGACATCGCCGTCGAACATCTTCGGGCTTGATTCAGCTGCCACAAGAAACTCCCTGCTAGATAGCAACTTCTTCCGCCCGGCTGCGTCTGCTCAGTTCTACCTGGATCAGGCTTATAATGGTGGCAAGCTCAGTGTCtcgagggacaagcaacaagatgcTGATGAGGTTGAAGCGTACCGAGCATCATTTGGATTCAGTGCCGATGAGATGGTTACAAGCACTCAACGTTATGCAGAAGCACCAGATGCCACGCTTGATGAGGGATTCAGCATATCTCCATTTGGAAACAATGCCCCTGCTAATAATACAGAGGAGGTACGCCCGTTTAATGAGCTGCGTAATGATGAGGTTCAGAAGGTGGGTAAGATGAGTAGATCACTTTCAAATGCAAAAGAGATGATGACAAGTCCCTCAAAGAAGCCAGCAGACCAGCTTCAACATAAGGCAGTGTACCTCGATATATTCAAAG GAACTAAAGGGGGGTATCTGTCTGAGGACGACACGTCAGCTGTGAAAGACTGCCATCCATTCAGGATGACTCGAGACGAGATATCTCTGAAACCGAtagaggtgaggaagaaggcccCAGCCGGGCAGGCATGCTCGGACGCGGAGGTCGAGTTCAGAAGGGCGAGGAGCCTGAGAGAGGCCAACAGCGTCTTGTCGTGGCGCAGCACCCTGTCAAGGCAACTACAGTAA
- the LOC123101992 gene encoding uncharacterized protein At1g76660 isoform X1 — protein MAAPGSSNGGGGSRSQQQQQPQQDKQSIWAGCFSGLSCFGAQKGGKRIVPAARMPDGSASTNRGNAQSGGNPNQNGAMNLSLLAPPSSPASFSNSALPSTAQSPNCFLSISANSPGGPTSNMFAVGPYANEPQLVSPPAAFSTYTTEPSTAPLTPPPELAHATTPSSPDVPYAQFLSSSMGLKTAGKEHNMHYYSGGSGLQGPYPLYQPGSPSSSLISPASVTPRTGLSSPIPEQNVPTAAHWKTSRSACDTPYSIASPIPEQEVPTAHWKTSRSACDTPYSRTSPSNIFGLDSAATRNSLLDSNFFRPAASAQFYLDQAYNGGKLSVSRDKQQDADEVEAYRASFGFSADEMVTSTQRYAEAPDATLDEGFSISPFGNNAPANNTEEVRPFNELRNDEVQKVGKMSRSLSNAKEMMTSPSKKPADQLQHKAVYLDIFKGTKGGYLSEDDTSAVKDCHPFRMTRDEISLKPIEVRKKAPAGQACSDAEVEFRRARSLREANSVLSWRSTLSRQLQ, from the exons ATGGCGGCGCCGGGGAGCAGTAATGGCGGTGGCGGCAGCAGatcccagcagcagcagcagccgcagcaggaCAAG CAGAGTATATGGGCTGGCTGTTTCTCTGGCTTGTCATGCTTTGGGGCGCAGAAGGGTGGAAAGCGTATAGTTCCTGCAGCACGTATGCCCGACGGGAGCGCATCAACTAACCGTGGAAATGCTCAGTCTGGTGGCAATCCCAACCAAAATGGGGCTATGAATCTGTCCCTTCTCGCACCACCGTCATCGCCGGCATCCTTCTCCAACTCCGCACTTCCTTCGACTGCCCAGTCACCTAACTGCTTCCTGTCAATCTCTGCAAATTCTCCAGGTGGCCCAACATCTAACATGTTTGCTGTTGGACCATATGCCAATGAGCCTCAGCTCGTCTCACCTCCGGCAGCCTTTTCGACCTACACAACTGAGCCATCCACAGCACCACTGACCCCTCCTCCTGAACTGGCTCATGCAACCACTCCATCCTCTCCAGATGTCCCGTACGCTCAGTTCCTTTCGTCGTCTATGGGTCTTAAAACTGCAGGCAAGGAGCACAACATGCATTACTACTCTGGTGGTTCAGGGCTCCAGGGGCCTTATCCACTTTACCAACCAGGGAGCCCTTCCAGCAGCCTCATTTCGCCTGCCTCGGTGACTCCGAGGACCGGCCTCTCCTCGCCTATCCCTGAGCAAAATGTTCCTACTGCTGCTCACTGGAAGACATCCAGGTCCGCCTGCGACACGCCGTATTCCATTGCTTCACCCATACCCGAGCAAGAGGTCCCTACTGCACACTGGAAGACCTCCAGGTCTGCCTGTGACACGCCGTACTCCAGGACATCGCCGTCGAACATCTTCGGGCTTGATTCAGCTGCCACAAGAAACTCCCTGCTAGATAGCAACTTCTTCCGCCCGGCTGCGTCTGCTCAGTTCTACCTGGATCAGGCTTATAATGGTGGCAAGCTCAGTGTCtcgagggacaagcaacaagatgcTGATGAGGTTGAAGCGTACCGAGCATCATTTGGATTCAGTGCCGATGAGATGGTTACAAGCACTCAACGTTATGCAGAAGCACCAGATGCCACGCTTGATGAGGGATTCAGCATATCTCCATTTGGAAACAATGCCCCTGCTAATAATACAGAGGAGGTACGCCCGTTTAATGAGCTGCGTAATGATGAGGTTCAGAAGGTGGGTAAGATGAGTAGATCACTTTCAAATGCAAAAGAGATGATGACAAGTCCCTCAAAGAAGCCAGCAGACCAGCTTCAACATAAGGCAGTGTACCTCGATATATTCAAAG GAACTAAAGGGGGGTATCTGTCTGAGGACGACACGTCAGCTGTGAAAGACTGCCATCCATTCAGGATGACTCGAGACGAGATATCTCTGAAACCGAtagaggtgaggaagaaggcccCAGCCGGGCAGGCATGCTCGGACGCGGAGGTCGAGTTCAGAAGGGCGAGGAGCCTGAGAGAGGCCAACAGCGTCTTGTCGTGGCGCAGCACCCTGTCAAGGCAACTACAGTAA